The genomic window TGTGTTATAATGAAATCACCATCGTGAGAcaggaacattttcttttctattttcatgCATCTCAGAAAATGCCATTTTGAGCTGCACTTTGCACTGTGCACcaacaaaaactttttaaaaatagtttctATCCCTGGTGCTGAAACATCTAACTGTTTCTCTCCCCATGATGCTAAAGAATTCAACTACAGCATCTGAAATCACTCCTTATTTactatatagtgcactatatttatTGCACacaattattgtttttgagtGTCCAAATTCTGAGTGTCAAATTTCTGGACTATGTAGTGGCCTCAAAGATTCctaaaactgaaagaaaaaagtagtGTCTATGCTATGTATACCACAAtgcaatgtgttgcatttaaATTACAGTTGTTAAACACGATACCTGCCAGCAATGatgtaaaatgatgatttaCAAGTAGTAAATAAAATAGTCTCTATCCATGGTGCTGAATTGTTCAATTACAGTCTCTCGGTCTCtatccatggtgctgaaattgTCAACTACAGTCTCTCTGGGCTCATCCCAGTATTCCACAAGAGTGTCCTGTTGCACGTGAACTTCCTGTTAAAATGATCGTAAGCCTGCACCAATGCAGACTCACTAATTATGGGCTTCACAGTCCAGTTACACTCCGTGCTAATTTGATTGGGACAGCCCTTAATATGGCGAACCTCCACGTGAGTGCACAATTGGAGGGGGAGTGGATAGGGCAAGGGGATAGGGGCTGGTTTGGGATTGGGCCATACGGGCTCTTTGTCTCtatccatggtgctgaaattgCCAACCACAGTCTCTATTCATGGTACAGAAACATTCAACtaaattttctctgtctctatccATAGTGCTGAAATATTCAATCACAATCTCCCTGTCTGTTTCTGTAGTGCTGAAATATTCAACCACAGCCTCTTTGttcaacagaaacacacatttttaagcTGTTTTACACTACAAATACTTCAACTCTTAAATTTAACAATGTGCGCACACATATTTCAACTCAATATACTCAACTGAGCCTGCCAGCCATTGCTCACACTGTGAAAGCGTAAGTGATAAATCTACATAAACATGCCTGTTGTTCTTAACGCAATTATTGCCATCTTCCAACAGAGATTCGTGAGGCTTTCAAAGTATTTGACCGTGATGGGAACGGCTTCATCTCAAAGCAGGAGTTGGGGGTGGCCATGCGCTCTCTGGGCTACATGCCCAATGAGGTGGAGCTGGAGGTTATCATCCAAAGACTTGATATGGATGGTaagtgtctctctttctctctggttcAGTAAATTCATAAGTGCACAGGCTGCCGCATATAATCCAAAGCACAAGCTACACAGTGACATGATGTTTGtgtcactgtttgttttatcaGGTGATGGTCAGGTTGGCTTTGAAGAATTTGTCACGTTGCTTGGACCAAAACTCTCAGCTGCTGGAATGCCTGATAAGTTCAACGGAGCAGACTTTGATTCTGTGTTTTGGAAGGTATATGTTGTCCGCTTCATTTTCagcataatcatcatcatttaagCAACATAGATTCTAGCATAACAAATGTATAATACATTGCTTCTCTGACctttctcaaaaaaaaatgaagttctcAATCTTTAAATGGCCTTGGCAGACTACAACAGCGTTCTGATAAATGTGACACTTCTGatttcaatgaaaatgtgttctgttttgAAGTAATAGCCCACTGAAATACTCTCACTGTTCATAGCCAGGAGCTATACCCCCCTGTACTACCACTATTTATTGCTGAGCTGCAGCTTATGTGCGTCCCTGAGGGGCGTTGAGGCGGCAGTTTTTCCTCTGCTAATGAAACTTTTCTTGGTATTTTGTGTCTTCCCAGTGTGACATGCAGAAATTGACTGTCGATGAGCTTAAGAGACTACTTTACGATACTTTCCGTGACCACCTCACTATGAAAGACATTGAGAACATCATCATGACTGAGGAGAACCACCTGAACAGTCCAGAGTCCCATGTGGACATTGAAAGTAAGATTTTATTTCACACACtgttcagacatttttaaaggtCTTTTAAGACACTCAGATAAGCTAATATGTTTTGTAAATCTTTCCACAGCGAGCCCAACTCAACAGGAAAAACATACATGTGTGCGTAAAAGCCTGATTTGTGCCTTCGCCATTGCATTCATCATCAGCGTTATGCTCATTGCAGCAAATCAAATGCTCCGCAGAGGAatgaagtaaataaatgtttccaGCTGGTTGCAAAGGGATTTAAGGATGGACACTGAAAAAGCAAACGTTAAGCAAAAATTTTTGCCGTTTTTGACTTTGTTCAATGTTCTCAACATTTTGGCCCCAAAGACAGTTGACTCGCAAGGACGCTATCACGGCTTCTCTCTATAATGTACCTAAATGATGTCATGCAATGGTTCTGTATGACCAGTAATCACAGCATACCGTGGCAAAAAAGTAAGACTAAAAGAAAGACATTTCAAGGGCTGATTAGTATCCTAAAACAGTAGTGTCACACTGATTCaaatttctgatgttttttatgaaatTAGATAGGACAGCAGACTGTGGAAGACTTAACGATtccagtgtacagtatgtgctatAGTACTAGTTGTGCTGTTTCTATCGAAACAATTAATATTGTTGATGAGCACCCCGCCATTTGGAATACACCCAATACTGATAGtaataaagtaatgaaaaatgTTACTGGACTGCATATTAAGTAGTTTTAAATCATCTACCAAAAAACATATGGACAAGGACATAAGGACTGGGTGCTGCAAAATGTGTCTCTTTAAACTCTGTATATTTATTGTAGTGCCAAGATTTCCAGTCCAGAAGTCCAAAAGGAGTAGCCCCACTAATTCAATACACAAGATTGGActactaataaatattttatgaattatTGAGTTACAAAAACTCCTTCGGGCTCTACAAATCTGTTGAATGGAATATTTGAAGTATTTTGACAACTTTGTAGCCTTGCAAGCAACATGGCTCAATAGGGATGGTaatgttggtctgttggtccaccactttgatccagactgaaatatttcaacattcaCAAGACTGATTGACACAGAATTTTGTGcaacattcatggttcccagaggatgaatcccagTGACTtcagtgatcccctgacttttcatctagtgccatgtttaatgtttaatttatccAACactaaaatacttaaatacctgcaaaaattACATTCTCGTGAGCCTCAGCTGTGTTTAGTGCTacttagctaatgttagcatactagcatgctaaactaagatggagaacatggtaaacattatagctgctaaacatcagcatgttaacattgtaaCTGTGAGCATGTTGCTATGCTAACATCAAGCACTGCTGTGCTTACATGCAGCTGTCAACATGGCTATAGACTCCTAGTCTTGTTAAAATATTGTGAAGCTATATACAGCTTTAGGGTGGTACACGCAAGATGTCATGAAATTGTGCAATTCTGATAGTTGCACTGATTTGCTACTTTTATTAGatgctaaaaatatatatatatatatatattctataaaGTATTATGTTATTATCCAAGTCCCAGCCTTAGCTTTTGTGCAATGTCATAAATGACCAAAATTAATTAAAGGCAAATTTGGAAAATCCATTGTCCCAGTTTTTCCACCATGACAATGGAAATTACAGAGAACCCAATAATTGGAACAAACTGGTGAACAAGCACATGTACACTGGACAGCACTGCTGGAAAGAAAAATGGCAAAGAGAGTGGTTGGATGAGAAGCAGACACAGGCTATGACCCTTAACCACATCTTGTGTACTCAAGTCAGCTGATCTGCAGAATAATCCCAGGGGTCATTTCTAAAGATGCCATGATTTTCTACAAattaactggtttgttttaaAGGTCAGAGTGAGGCTCCTTAGCTGAGCAGCTTGAGATTTCTTTGCAAATCAAACAGATGTCTTCCCAGCTACAATGTGAACAACTGTACATTCAACATTGAACTCCAAATAAATGGCATGACACAGAAGCAAATCACAAAATCTCTCAATACCAGAAAAGATTGTGCACATGGGTATTTATGCAAAACACCCAGACTCCAAGACAAATATGTATCTCTTGACCATCACACAACTGGTAAAACATGTGTTTCATACTCTACCTGCGATACAATCACAATATTGCGGCATATTTCAAATCTGTACATCCATAACAGGCACCAGAATGGGTCATAATGAGTCACAGTGAAGGACAACTGAATGGTTGTATGACCTGAACTACCAGCT from Thunnus maccoyii chromosome 19, fThuMac1.1, whole genome shotgun sequence includes these protein-coding regions:
- the cabp7b gene encoding calcium-binding protein 7, whose translation is MPVRAVTTRFMYKGLCTIPDVLTYRTPVNLPEDEVEEIREAFKVFDRDGNGFISKQELGVAMRSLGYMPNEVELEVIIQRLDMDGDGQVGFEEFVTLLGPKLSAAGMPDKFNGADFDSVFWKCDMQKLTVDELKRLLYDTFRDHLTMKDIENIIMTEENHLNSPESHVDIETSPTQQEKHTCVRKSLICAFAIAFIISVMLIAANQMLRRGMK